Genomic window (Streptomyces sp. NBC_00078):
CCCGCGAGGCCGTCGCGGACGGCTTCACCCAGATCAAGCTGAAGGTCGGCGCCTCGCTGGAGGACGACGTACGGCGTATGCGCACGGCGCGTGAGGCGGTCGGCGCCGACATCCGCATCGCGGTGGACGCCAACCAGAGGTGGGACGTGCAGCCCGCCATCGACTGGATGCGCGAACTGGCCCCCTACGACCCGTACTGGATCGAGGAGCCCACCTCACCCGACGACATCCTCGGCCACGCCGCCATCCGCAAGGCCGTCAGCCCCATCAAGGTCGCCACCGGCGAGCACATCGCCAACCGGGTCGTCTTCAAGCAGCTCCTCCAGGCCGGCGCCGTGGACATCGTGCAGATCGACTCCGCACGGGTCGGCGGTGTCAACGAGAACATCGCCATCCTGCTGCTCGCCGCGAAGTTCGGCGTGCCGGTCTGCCCGCACGCCGGCGGCGTCGGCCTGTGCGAGATGGTCCAGCACCTGTCGATGTTCGACTACGTCGCCGTCTCCGGCACCACCGAGGACCGCGTCATCGAGTACGTCGACCACCTGCACGAACACTTCGTCGACCCCGTCCGCATCGCCGACGGCCACTACCTCGCGCCGACCCTGCCCGGGCTGAGCGCACAGATGCACCAGGACTCGCTCAAGGAGTACACCTACCCCGACGGTCCGGTCTGGACGGTCCGTGTCTGACTCCCAGATCCTCGTAGACGCCCACCACCACGTGTGGGACCTGGACATCCGGCCGCAGTCCTGGCTGGACGAGCCCGGTCATGAGCTCCTCCGCCGTAGCTTCGGCACCGACGACCTGCGCGCGGCCGCGACCGCGACCGTGGCAGGTCGCCGGCTGGAGCGCACGGTGCTCGTCCAGTGCGTGGCGTCGGTCGATGAGACGCGCGAGTTCCTCGCCTTCGCCGACCGTGACCCGCTCGTCGGCGCGGTCGTCGGCTGGGCGGATCTCACGTCCCCGGCTGTCGGCGACGTACTCGACGCACTGTGCGCCGGACCGGGCGGTACCTATTTGCGGGCCGTACGTCATCTGGTCCAGGGGGAGTCCGATGCCGCCTGGCTGCAACAGCCTTCTGTGGAACGAGGATTGCGGGCGGTGAGCGAACGGGGCCTTGGGTACGACCTGCTCGTCCGCAGCCACCAGTTCCCCCAGGCGATCCGTCTGGCCGAACGCCTCCCGGGCCTTCGCCTGGTCCTCGACCACGCCGGAAAACCACCCATCGCCCGGCGGGACCTGGAGGACTGGGAGCGGGACGTGCGGCGGCTGGCCGCGCATCCCCAGGTGCGGTGCAAAGTGTCGGGCCTGATCACCGAGGCCGACCACAAGAAGTGGACCGTCGACGACATCCGCCCAGTGTGGGACGTCCTGTTCTCCGCCTTCGGCCCCGACCGCCTGATGTTCGGCTCCGACTGGCCGGTCTGCGTCCTCGCCGGCGGCTGGAACCGCTGGGCCGCCACCGTCGAGGAACTCCTGGACGGCTGCTCCGACACCGAGACCGAAGCGGTCCTCGCCGGCACCGCCACCGCTTTCTACCGCCTCGACCCCCTTCGAAGGAAGGAGGACAACCCATGCTGCTGACCGAACTCCTGCACCCGGGCATCCTCGAATCCCTGGCCGGCGCCGGCCACGGCGCCCGCGTCCTGCTCGCCGACGGCCACTACCCCGCGAGCACCGCCACCGGGGAGCGCGCCAAAACCGTCCACCTCAACCTGGCCCCCGGCCTGCTCGACGTCACCACCGTGCTCGACGTCCTGCTGCGCGCCCTGCCCGTCGAGGCGGCCCACGTGATGGTCCCGCCCGAGGGCGAACCGGAGCCGCCCGCCATCGCCGAGTACCGCTCGAAGCTGGCGCCCGTCCCGGTCGACACGCTCGGGCGGTTCGAGTTCTACGACGCCGCCCGCTCGCCCGACCTGGCACTGGCGATCGTCACCGCCGACACCCGCACCTACGCCAACCTGCTGCTCACCATCGGCGTCCGCGCTGAAGGGACCCTGAGAACACGATGACACTCGCAGTCCGCTACCTCTCCGCCCGCACTCTGGACACCGCGCCCGCCGAGAACCCGTCCCCCGGCCCCGGCGAGGTGGAGATCGCCCCCGCCTACGTCGGTATCTGCGGCACCGATCTGCACATCTTCCACGGCGACATGGATGCCCGGGTTGCCGCGCCCGCGGTCCTCGGGCACGAGATGTCCGGCCGGATCGTGCGGGTCGGTGCCGGGGTGGAGGGCTGGCGGCCCGGTGACACGGTCACGGTGATGCCGCTGCGCTGGGACGACTCCTGCCCGGCCTGCCGGGCCGGCCACCAGCACATCTGCCAGCACCTGGACTTCATCGGCATCGACTCCCCCGGCGCGATGCAGCAGCGCTGGACCGTACCCGCCGCCACCCTGATCCGGCTGCCGGAGTCGCTTGCCCTGGACCGGGCCGCGCTCGTCGAGCCGACCGCGGTTGCCGTGCACGATGTGGGCCGGGCCCAGGTCACCGAGGGCGAGAAGGCCGTCGTCGTCGGCGGCGGCCCCGTCGGCATCCTCATCTCCCTGGTCGCCCGGGCCGCCGGGGCCGACGTCCGGGTGGTCGAGCTGAGCCCTCACCGGCGGCGGCTGGCCGAGGAGCTGGGACTGACGGCATGGGATCCGGCCCACGCGGATGTGCCGGCGCTGGTCGGTGAGTGGACCTCCGGTGCGGGCGCGGACGTCGCCTTCGAGGTCTCCGGCGCGCAAGGCGGCGTGGACACGGCCGTGGACGTCCTCGGCGTGCGCGGCCGGCTGTGCCTGGTCGCCATCCACGCCCGCCCCCGCGAGGTGAACCTGCACCGCTTCTTCTGGCGTGAACTCACCCTGGTGGGTGCCCGGTTGTACGACCGCTCCGACTTCGAGCACGCGGTGACCCTGGTCGCCGACGGCATCATCCCGGCCCAGCGGCTGATCAGCAAGGTCGTACCGCTCACCCAGGCACCCGCCGCGTTCGAGGCCCTGGAAGGCGGCGGCGACGTAATGAAGATCCTCGTGGACTGCACCGACGACAGCCAAGGAGCCGCCCAGTGAACGCCTTCGACCTCACCGGCAAACTCGCCGTCGTCACCGGCGCCCGGCGCGGCATCGGCCGCGCCATGGCCCGCGCCCTGGCCGCAGCCGGCGCGGACATCATCGGCGTCAGCGCCCAGCTGGAGGAGTCCGGCAGCGACGTGGAAAAGGACATCCTCGCCACGGGACGTTCCTTCGAAGCCATCCGCACCGACTTCGCCGACCCCGAAGCCGTTCACGCTCTCGGCGCGAACCTCGCCCGGCGAAACCGCCCCGTGGACATCCTGGTCAACAACGCAGGCACCATCCGCCGCGCCCCGGCCACCCAACACACCGACGCCGACTGGGACCTGGTACTCCAGGTCAACCTCAGCGCCCAGTTCACGCTCACCCGGGCGGTCGGCGCAGCGATGGTGACCCGCGGCCACGGGAAGATCATCTTCACCGCATCGCTGCTCAGCCTCCAGGGCGGCGTCACCGTCCCCGGCTACACCGCCGCGAAACACGGCATCGCCGGACTCACCAAAGCCCTGGCCAACGAATGGGCCCCACACGGCGTCAACGTCAACGCCATCGCCCCCGGCTACATCGCCACCGACAACACCCAAGCCCTCCAGGACGACCCCGCGCGCAGCAAGGCCATCCTCGACCGGATCCCCGCCGGACGATGGGGCACCGCGGACGACCTCGCCGGCGCCACCGTATTCCTCGCCTCGGACGCCGCCACCTACCTCCACGGCGTAACCCTGCCCGTCGACGGCGGCTGGCTCGGCCGATGACCGACAACGACCTGGCCACCGTACTGACCGGCACCCACCTCATGCCGGTGCTGACCGTGCCCCAACCCGCCACGGCCGGCCCGCTGGCCGAAGCGCTCGCGGCGGGCGGCGCTCGGTGCGCCGAGGTCACCTTCCGCACCCCGGACGCCGAACAGGTCCTCAAGACGATGGCCGCCCACGGCGGCCTCACCGTCGGCGCCGGCACGGTCCTCACCGCCGGGCAGGCAGAGCGGGCCGTGGCCGCCGGGGCCCGCTTCGTCGTCTCCCCCGGCTTCGACGAGGACGTCATCGCCAAGTGCCGCGAGCTGGGCGTGCCCGTAGTGCCCGGCATCGCCACCGCCACCGAGCTGATGCGCGCCCTCAAGGCAGGCCTGGACACCGTCAAGCTCTTCCCGGCCGAACCGCTCGGCGGCATCCCGATGCTGCGTGCCCTCGCCGCGCCCTTCCCCCAGGCACGGTTCGTGCCGACCGGCGGCATCGATGCCCCGCGCCTGCCGGCCTACCTCGCCGAACCGGCTGTCCTCGCCGTCGGCGGCAGCTGGATGGCCACCGCAGCCCATCTGCAGCGCGGCGAGTACGACGAGATCCGCCAGCTGACCGCCGCGGCCGTGAACGGGAGCGTGACATGACCGACGTGGTGGCCCTCGGCGAGGTGATGCTGCGCTTCGACCCGGGCGAGGGACGCATCCGCACCGCCCGCACCTTCCAGGTCTGGGAGGGCGGCGGCGAGTACAACGTCGTACGCGGGCTGCGCCGCTGCTTCGGCCTGCGCACCGGCGTCGTCACCGCCCTGGCAGACAACCAGGTGGGCCGGCTCGTCGAGGACCTCATCCTGCAGGGCGGCGTCGACACCTCGCTGATCCGCTGGACACCCGACGACGGCATCGGCCGCACCTGCCGTAACGGCCTCAACTTCGTCGAACGCGGCTACGGCATCCGCGGCGCACTGGGCGTCAGCGACCGCGCGGGCACGGCCGTCTCGCAGCTGCGCAAGGGGGACGTCGACTGGGACACGGTCTTCGCAGCAGGAGTGCGCTGGTTCCACACCGGCGGCATCTTCGCCGGCCTGTCCGACACCACCGTCGATGTCGCGGACGAAGCCATGGCCGCCGCGCGGCGGCACGGCGTGACCGTCTCCTACGACCCCAACTACCGACCGAGCCTGTGGGCCGGCCGGGGCGGCGCCGACGCCGCACGCGAGGCCGACCTGCGCCTCGCACGCCACGCCGACGTCATCGTGGGCGCCCTGGGCCTGGCCGGACCCTGCCCAGGGGCGCTGCGGGTCGAGGCGGACGAGGTGGAGGACGCCCTCGCCAAGGTGGCCGGGCTCCTGCCCCGAGCCGAGGTGCTCGCGACGACCCTGCGGGAGGTGCCCTCCGCCGGGGTCAACGACTGGTCCTCGGCCGCCTGGTCAGCCCGTGCCGGGTTCGTCCGCGGCCCCCTGATGCCCGGCTTGCAGGTCCTGGACCGCATCGGCTCCGGCGACGGCTTCGCCGCCGGCCTGATCTACGGACTGCTGACCACCGACGGTGAAGAGGACGGATCAGCGGGCGGTGCCAGACCCGTGGCGAACCTCGACGCCGCCGCACTGGGCCGCGCCCTGGCCTACGGGACCGCGCACGGCGCTCTCACCATGACCACCCCCGGCGACGTGTCCATGGCCTCACTCGCCGAGGTGGAGACGCTCATGGCAGGCGGCTCGGCCGCCGTCAGAAGGTGACAGGCCCGACCCGGCGCGGTCATGCCGCACCCGCTTCTCAGGGAGAACAGTTGACACATCGGAAGATGGGACGCCGGAAGGTCGGCAGCACCCCTGTCGAGCTCACCGAACTCGGCTTCGGGGCCTCCACCATCGGCAACCTCTACCGGGTCACCCCGGCCGCGGACGCGGCAGCCGCCGTCGACGCGGCCTGGGAGGCCGGCCTGCGGTATTTCGACACCGCACCGCACTACGGTCTCGGCCTCTCCGAACGCCGCCTGGGCGCCGCACTACGAGACCGCCCGCGCGACGAGTACGTCGTGTCCTCCAAGGTGGGCAGGCTGCTGGTGCGCAACGAGGCGCCCCGCGGCATCGACAGCGAGGGCTTCGTCGTACGCGACGACCTGCGCCGCCAGTGGGACTTCAGCCGCGACGGCGTGCTCCGCTCCATCGAGGACACCCTGCAGCGCACCGGCCTGGACCGACTCGACATCGTCTACCTGCACGACCCGGACGACCACTGGCGGCAGGCCGCCGACGAGGCCATGCCCGCGCTCGCGGAGCTGCGCGACCAGGGCATGATCGGCGCCATCGGCGCCGGCATGAACCAGTCGGCCATGCTCGCCCGCTTCCTGCGCGAGACCGCC
Coding sequences:
- a CDS encoding L-fuconate dehydratase, with the protein product MSSTVPPSARITALDVLDVRFPTSEHLDGSDAMNPEPDYSAAYVVLRTDAGDGLEGHALAFTTGRGNDVQAAAIAALAPHVVGLSVEEVCGDLGTFSRTLVHDPQLRWLGPEKGAIHMATGAVVNAAWDLAAKRAGKPVWRFLGEMSPEDLVAQVDFRWLSDAITPEEALEILHRAEPGRQERIARMLERGYPAYTTTPGWLGYSDEKLARLAREAVADGFTQIKLKVGASLEDDVRRMRTAREAVGADIRIAVDANQRWDVQPAIDWMRELAPYDPYWIEEPTSPDDILGHAAIRKAVSPIKVATGEHIANRVVFKQLLQAGAVDIVQIDSARVGGVNENIAILLLAAKFGVPVCPHAGGVGLCEMVQHLSMFDYVAVSGTTEDRVIEYVDHLHEHFVDPVRIADGHYLAPTLPGLSAQMHQDSLKEYTYPDGPVWTVRV
- a CDS encoding amidohydrolase is translated as MSDSQILVDAHHHVWDLDIRPQSWLDEPGHELLRRSFGTDDLRAAATATVAGRRLERTVLVQCVASVDETREFLAFADRDPLVGAVVGWADLTSPAVGDVLDALCAGPGGTYLRAVRHLVQGESDAAWLQQPSVERGLRAVSERGLGYDLLVRSHQFPQAIRLAERLPGLRLVLDHAGKPPIARRDLEDWERDVRRLAAHPQVRCKVSGLITEADHKKWTVDDIRPVWDVLFSAFGPDRLMFGSDWPVCVLAGGWNRWAATVEELLDGCSDTETEAVLAGTATAFYRLDPLRRKEDNPCC
- a CDS encoding RbsD/FucU domain-containing protein, with the translated sequence MLLTELLHPGILESLAGAGHGARVLLADGHYPASTATGERAKTVHLNLAPGLLDVTTVLDVLLRALPVEAAHVMVPPEGEPEPPAIAEYRSKLAPVPVDTLGRFEFYDAARSPDLALAIVTADTRTYANLLLTIGVRAEGTLRTR
- a CDS encoding zinc-binding dehydrogenase — translated: MTLAVRYLSARTLDTAPAENPSPGPGEVEIAPAYVGICGTDLHIFHGDMDARVAAPAVLGHEMSGRIVRVGAGVEGWRPGDTVTVMPLRWDDSCPACRAGHQHICQHLDFIGIDSPGAMQQRWTVPAATLIRLPESLALDRAALVEPTAVAVHDVGRAQVTEGEKAVVVGGGPVGILISLVARAAGADVRVVELSPHRRRLAEELGLTAWDPAHADVPALVGEWTSGAGADVAFEVSGAQGGVDTAVDVLGVRGRLCLVAIHARPREVNLHRFFWRELTLVGARLYDRSDFEHAVTLVADGIIPAQRLISKVVPLTQAPAAFEALEGGGDVMKILVDCTDDSQGAAQ
- a CDS encoding SDR family oxidoreductase, coding for MNAFDLTGKLAVVTGARRGIGRAMARALAAAGADIIGVSAQLEESGSDVEKDILATGRSFEAIRTDFADPEAVHALGANLARRNRPVDILVNNAGTIRRAPATQHTDADWDLVLQVNLSAQFTLTRAVGAAMVTRGHGKIIFTASLLSLQGGVTVPGYTAAKHGIAGLTKALANEWAPHGVNVNAIAPGYIATDNTQALQDDPARSKAILDRIPAGRWGTADDLAGATVFLASDAATYLHGVTLPVDGGWLGR
- a CDS encoding bifunctional 4-hydroxy-2-oxoglutarate aldolase/2-dehydro-3-deoxy-phosphogluconate aldolase yields the protein MTDNDLATVLTGTHLMPVLTVPQPATAGPLAEALAAGGARCAEVTFRTPDAEQVLKTMAAHGGLTVGAGTVLTAGQAERAVAAGARFVVSPGFDEDVIAKCRELGVPVVPGIATATELMRALKAGLDTVKLFPAEPLGGIPMLRALAAPFPQARFVPTGGIDAPRLPAYLAEPAVLAVGGSWMATAAHLQRGEYDEIRQLTAAAVNGSVT
- a CDS encoding sugar kinase, coding for MTDVVALGEVMLRFDPGEGRIRTARTFQVWEGGGEYNVVRGLRRCFGLRTGVVTALADNQVGRLVEDLILQGGVDTSLIRWTPDDGIGRTCRNGLNFVERGYGIRGALGVSDRAGTAVSQLRKGDVDWDTVFAAGVRWFHTGGIFAGLSDTTVDVADEAMAAARRHGVTVSYDPNYRPSLWAGRGGADAAREADLRLARHADVIVGALGLAGPCPGALRVEADEVEDALAKVAGLLPRAEVLATTLREVPSAGVNDWSSAAWSARAGFVRGPLMPGLQVLDRIGSGDGFAAGLIYGLLTTDGEEDGSAGGARPVANLDAAALGRALAYGTAHGALTMTTPGDVSMASLAEVETLMAGGSAAVRR
- a CDS encoding aldo/keto reductase, whose protein sequence is MGRRKVGSTPVELTELGFGASTIGNLYRVTPAADAAAAVDAAWEAGLRYFDTAPHYGLGLSERRLGAALRDRPRDEYVVSSKVGRLLVRNEAPRGIDSEGFVVRDDLRRQWDFSRDGVLRSIEDTLQRTGLDRLDIVYLHDPDDHWRQAADEAMPALAELRDQGMIGAIGAGMNQSAMLARFLRETAADVVMLAGRYTLLDQSALDDVLPAAAELGKSVVAAGVFNSGLLSLDQPAEGMKYDYQEASPALVTRALAIAEVCAAHGTTLPAAAVAFPYSHPEVINVTLGMRTAEQVGRNVELYRQHIPEGLWDDLRAQGFIRSDVPAANEPGRGARCL